The following coding sequences are from one Pelagovum sp. HNIBRBA483 window:
- a CDS encoding DUF6356 family protein, which yields MEFDMFSRVFLDHPRSVDESYFAHLRFALKFSFRLILAGLAALIHGIFPCAFERTASQTVRQLAELCDGRGR from the coding sequence ATGGAGTTTGATATGTTCTCTCGTGTTTTTCTTGATCACCCTCGCTCTGTTGATGAGAGCTACTTCGCGCATCTCCGTTTTGCGCTGAAATTCTCTTTTCGCCTCATTCTCGCAGGACTAGCAGCGCTGATACATGGTATTTTTCCTTGCGCTTTTGAGCGAACAGCGAGCCAAACTGTACGCCAATTGGCAGAGTTGTGTGATGGGCGCGGGCGATAA
- a CDS encoding Lrp/AsnC family transcriptional regulator: MKIDSIDRRLLGELQRDSAQSLEELGEKVGLSRNASWRRIRALEEQGVIKKRVALLDPETMGLPLTVFLMVKTREHNADWLEKFSRATRAMPEILGVYRMSGELDYLIRARVADMPAYDRLYKRLIDKVELSDVSASFVMEEIKETTALPL, from the coding sequence ATGAAAATTGATTCTATAGACCGAAGACTATTAGGCGAGCTTCAGCGTGACTCGGCACAGTCTCTGGAAGAACTCGGCGAAAAAGTCGGCCTTTCCAGAAATGCCAGCTGGCGACGCATCAGAGCCTTAGAGGAACAAGGTGTCATCAAGAAGCGCGTCGCCTTGCTCGACCCCGAAACGATGGGTCTTCCGCTCACTGTATTTCTTATGGTTAAAACCCGCGAACATAACGCCGATTGGCTCGAGAAATTCTCGCGCGCAACCCGCGCGATGCCAGAGATCTTGGGTGTTTACCGGATGTCTGGTGAGCTAGACTACCTCATACGCGCCCGCGTCGCTGATATGCCGGCTTACGACCGGCTGTATAAGCGACTGATCGACAAAGTTGAGCTTTCAGATGTGTCGGCTAGCTTCGTGATGGAAGAAATCAAAGAAACGACCGCGCTCCCGCTCTAA
- a CDS encoding multidrug efflux SMR transporter, translated as MSLTYVYLLIAVAAETVGTSALQASQQFTRLGPSLFVLFAYAGAFYFLSLTLREMPVGVVYALWSGLGIIFIALIGYFVFKQTLDLPAVLGMGLIIAGIAIIHLFSKATPH; from the coding sequence ATGAGCCTAACCTACGTCTACCTCCTCATCGCCGTCGCGGCTGAGACCGTCGGCACCTCCGCGCTACAAGCCAGTCAGCAATTCACCCGCTTGGGGCCATCGCTGTTCGTTCTCTTCGCATATGCTGGCGCGTTCTACTTCCTCTCATTGACCCTGCGCGAGATGCCGGTTGGTGTAGTCTATGCGTTGTGGTCGGGGCTTGGCATCATTTTCATTGCCCTGATCGGCTACTTCGTCTTCAAGCAAACCCTTGATCTGCCAGCCGTACTGGGCATGGGTTTGATCATTGCGGGGATTGCGATAATCCACCTGTTTTCCAAGGCCACGCCCCACTAA
- the typA gene encoding translational GTPase TypA, with the protein MDIRNIAIIAHVDHGKTTLVDELLKQSGAFRENQAVSERAMDSNDIERERGITILAKATSVEWNGTRINIVDTPGHADFGGEVERILSMVDGVVLLVDAAEGPMPQTKFVTSKALALGLRPIVVLNKVDKPDAEPDRALDECFDLFANLGADDNQLDFPHLYASGRSGWADAELDGPRKDLKALFELVVKHVPAPKQVAHRSEPFRMLATTLSADPFLGRILTGRVESGTLRAGETLKALSRTGDKIEQFRVTKIMAFRGLSQQAIDAAEAGDIVTLAGMSKATVADTLCDPSLDSPLPAQPIDPPTISVTFGINDSPLAGRDGKKVQSRVIRDRLMKEAESNVAIKIEDTPGGEAFIVSGRGELQMGVLIENMRREGFELSISRPQVIFREENGVRMEPVEEVTIDVDDEYTGVVVEKLTGARKGDLVEMKPAGAGKTRIVANIPSRGLIGYHGEFLTDTRGSGVLNRIFHGWTPHRGPIQGRRQGVLISMENGDAVAYALWNLEERGKMFISPQEKVYEGMIIGEHSRDNDLEVNPLKGKKLTNVRASGTDEAVRLTPPTTLSLEQAIAYIDDDELVEVTPQSIRLRKRFLDPHERKRQARAAS; encoded by the coding sequence ATGGACATTCGCAATATCGCGATCATCGCACACGTTGACCACGGCAAGACGACACTTGTCGACGAACTTCTCAAGCAATCCGGCGCTTTCCGCGAGAACCAAGCGGTTTCAGAGCGCGCGATGGATTCCAACGATATTGAGCGCGAGCGCGGGATCACAATCCTTGCCAAAGCAACCAGCGTCGAATGGAATGGCACGCGCATCAACATCGTCGACACTCCCGGTCACGCTGACTTTGGTGGAGAGGTCGAGCGCATCTTGTCGATGGTCGATGGCGTTGTTCTACTTGTCGATGCGGCAGAGGGCCCGATGCCGCAGACGAAGTTCGTTACCTCAAAAGCACTGGCACTTGGCCTGCGCCCGATCGTCGTCCTCAACAAGGTCGACAAGCCGGACGCCGAACCTGATCGTGCGCTTGACGAGTGTTTTGACCTCTTTGCCAACCTCGGCGCAGACGACAACCAGCTGGACTTCCCGCACCTCTACGCTTCCGGCCGCTCTGGATGGGCTGACGCGGAACTCGATGGCCCACGCAAAGACCTTAAGGCCCTGTTTGAACTCGTGGTCAAACATGTGCCTGCGCCAAAGCAGGTCGCCCATCGTAGCGAGCCCTTCCGGATGTTGGCAACGACCCTCTCGGCTGATCCGTTCCTCGGGCGCATCCTGACGGGTCGCGTCGAAAGCGGCACCCTGCGCGCCGGTGAGACGCTGAAAGCGCTCTCCCGCACGGGTGACAAGATTGAACAGTTTCGCGTCACCAAGATCATGGCGTTCCGTGGTCTATCGCAACAGGCGATTGATGCTGCGGAAGCAGGCGACATTGTCACGCTTGCCGGTATGAGCAAAGCCACCGTCGCAGATACGCTATGCGACCCCTCTCTCGATTCCCCGCTGCCCGCGCAGCCGATCGACCCGCCAACGATCTCGGTTACTTTTGGGATTAATGACAGCCCGCTGGCCGGACGGGATGGCAAGAAGGTACAATCCCGCGTCATCAGGGATCGCCTGATGAAAGAGGCCGAATCCAACGTCGCCATCAAAATCGAAGACACCCCCGGCGGCGAAGCGTTCATCGTTTCAGGGCGCGGCGAATTGCAGATGGGTGTCCTAATCGAAAATATGCGCCGCGAAGGTTTCGAACTTTCGATTTCGCGCCCGCAGGTAATCTTCCGGGAAGAAAATGGCGTTCGCATGGAGCCCGTCGAAGAAGTGACCATCGATGTTGACGACGAGTACACAGGCGTCGTGGTCGAAAAGCTCACAGGCGCGCGCAAGGGTGATCTGGTTGAAATGAAGCCTGCTGGCGCAGGTAAGACCCGCATCGTCGCCAACATACCTTCGCGCGGTTTGATCGGCTATCACGGCGAGTTTCTGACAGATACACGCGGCTCGGGTGTACTCAACCGCATCTTCCACGGCTGGACCCCGCATCGTGGCCCGATCCAAGGGCGGCGTCAGGGCGTGTTGATTTCGATGGAGAATGGCGACGCTGTCGCCTATGCGCTCTGGAACCTCGAAGAGCGCGGCAAGATGTTTATCTCTCCGCAGGAAAAGGTCTACGAGGGGATGATTATCGGCGAGCATAGCCGCGACAATGATCTTGAGGTCAACCCCCTGAAGGGCAAGAAGCTCACCAACGTGCGGGCTTCCGGCACTGACGAAGCGGTCCGCCTCACTCCCCCGACGACCCTCTCGCTCGAACAAGCGATTGCCTACATTGATGACGACGAACTCGTAGAGGTGACGCCGCAATCAATTCGCCTGCGTAAGCGGTTCTTGGACCCCCACGAGCGCAAGCGCCAAGCAAGGGCGGCAAGCTAA
- a CDS encoding DUF1330 domain-containing protein → MSALWIAHVTVTDDAAYAEYAKRATVAIADHGGIFLARGGAFEQLEGEPRPRNVVVRFPSLDTARACYNSAAYQEALGFAKGASVRDLVIVEELTR, encoded by the coding sequence ATGAGCGCGTTGTGGATTGCCCATGTGACCGTTACCGATGACGCCGCTTATGCCGAATACGCAAAGCGCGCGACCGTCGCAATTGCGGATCATGGTGGAATTTTCCTTGCCCGCGGCGGCGCGTTTGAGCAACTCGAAGGGGAACCGCGCCCGCGCAACGTGGTGGTGAGGTTCCCCTCACTCGATACCGCGCGCGCGTGCTACAATTCGGCGGCCTATCAAGAAGCGCTTGGCTTTGCCAAAGGGGCCTCCGTTCGTGATCTTGTGATCGTGGAAGAACTTACGCGCTAG
- the alaS gene encoding alanine--tRNA ligase, whose translation MTSLNDIRSTFLNYFERNGHTIVDSSPLVPRNDPTLMFTNSGMVQFKNLFTGVERRDYVRATTSQKCVRAGGKHNDLDNVGYTARHHTFFEMLGNFSFGDYFKTEAIPFAWELITKEFGIDPSRLLTTIYHTDDEAFEIWKKVGVPEDRIIRIATSDNFWQMGPTGPCGPCTEIFYDHGDHIWGGPPGSAEEDGDRFIEIWNVVFMQNEQFEDGSMVPLDMQSIDTGMGLERIGALLQGKHDNYDTDLMRALIEASAHATNVDPDGAGNVHHRVIADHLRSTSFLIADGVMPSNDGRGYVLRRIMRRAMRHAHLLGAKDPLMHRLVGELVRQMGDAYPELHHARALIEETLRAEETRFKQTLDRGLKLLDEELADLPEGANLSGTAAFKLYDTYGFPLDLTQDALREKGRAVDTDGFDAAMAEQKAKARAAWAGSGEAADATIWYDLAEAEGVTEFLGYDTEVAEGRVQAIVSEGDKTQKAEAGVKVQIVVNQTPFYAESGGQVGDKGVLATETGKAKITDTKKVAGVFIHFADVVEGSIEVGKGAELTVEHERRSAIRANHSATHLLHEALRNALGEHVAQRGSLNAPDRLRFDFSHGNALSAEQIDRVEAEVNRMIRQNSLVETRIMTPDDARAIGAQALFGEKYGDEVRVVSMGEAPTGKGQNGKTYSIELCGGTHVRQTGDIGAFVVLGDSASSAGVRRVEALTGEKALAYLADQERALSEIAAALKAPVGEAVDKVKALLEERKALANEVAQLRRELAMSGGDASSDPARDVGGIAFKAQVIKGVTGKDLPALIDEMKAELGSGVVLLVADAGGKAAVAAGVTADLTSKVSAVDVLRAAVAELGGKGGGGRPDMAQGGGASAENADAAFAAAESVIGGAK comes from the coding sequence ATGACCAGCCTCAACGATATCCGTTCTACTTTCTTGAACTATTTTGAACGCAACGGTCATACGATCGTCGATAGTTCCCCGCTTGTGCCGCGCAATGATCCGACTCTCATGTTCACGAACTCGGGAATGGTCCAGTTCAAGAACCTGTTCACAGGTGTTGAGAGGCGCGATTATGTGCGCGCGACCACGAGCCAAAAATGCGTTCGGGCCGGTGGCAAGCACAATGACCTAGATAACGTGGGCTATACCGCGCGGCACCATACATTCTTTGAAATGTTGGGAAACTTCAGCTTTGGGGATTATTTCAAAACCGAAGCCATTCCGTTTGCTTGGGAACTCATCACCAAAGAATTCGGCATCGATCCGTCACGGCTGCTGACCACAATCTACCATACAGATGATGAAGCGTTCGAAATCTGGAAGAAGGTTGGCGTACCGGAGGATCGGATCATCCGGATCGCGACCAGCGATAATTTTTGGCAAATGGGGCCGACTGGGCCGTGCGGGCCGTGCACCGAGATCTTTTACGACCATGGCGACCACATTTGGGGAGGCCCTCCTGGATCGGCTGAGGAGGACGGGGACCGTTTCATCGAGATCTGGAACGTTGTCTTCATGCAGAACGAGCAGTTCGAAGATGGCTCTATGGTGCCTCTGGATATGCAGTCGATCGATACGGGCATGGGGCTTGAGCGTATTGGGGCGCTTCTACAAGGCAAGCACGACAATTATGACACCGACTTGATGCGCGCACTCATTGAGGCGTCTGCGCACGCGACCAACGTTGACCCCGATGGCGCGGGAAATGTGCACCATCGCGTGATTGCTGATCACCTCCGTTCGACGTCCTTCTTGATCGCCGACGGTGTGATGCCCTCTAACGACGGGCGCGGTTATGTGCTGCGGCGCATTATGCGGCGAGCGATGCGCCATGCGCACCTTTTGGGCGCTAAAGATCCGTTGATGCACAGGCTTGTGGGTGAGTTGGTGCGTCAGATGGGGGATGCGTACCCTGAATTGCATCATGCCCGCGCGTTGATCGAAGAAACGCTGCGCGCCGAGGAGACACGCTTCAAGCAAACGCTGGATCGCGGGCTGAAGTTGCTCGATGAAGAGTTGGCTGATCTACCTGAGGGCGCCAACCTTTCGGGTACTGCAGCATTCAAGCTGTATGATACCTACGGTTTCCCGCTCGACCTCACGCAAGATGCGCTGCGTGAAAAAGGGCGCGCTGTCGATACCGATGGGTTTGACGCGGCTATGGCCGAGCAAAAGGCCAAAGCGCGCGCTGCATGGGCCGGATCAGGCGAGGCTGCCGATGCAACGATATGGTACGACCTTGCCGAGGCTGAGGGTGTCACTGAGTTCCTAGGATACGATACGGAAGTCGCGGAAGGGCGGGTTCAAGCCATCGTTTCCGAGGGAGACAAGACCCAGAAGGCGGAAGCTGGTGTAAAGGTTCAGATTGTTGTTAATCAGACGCCTTTCTATGCAGAAAGCGGCGGTCAGGTTGGCGACAAAGGAGTGCTGGCGACTGAAACGGGTAAGGCGAAGATTACCGATACCAAAAAAGTTGCGGGCGTCTTTATACACTTTGCAGACGTGGTCGAAGGGTCAATCGAAGTAGGGAAGGGTGCTGAATTGACAGTTGAGCATGAACGCCGGAGTGCGATCCGCGCCAACCACTCCGCGACGCACCTGCTTCACGAGGCGCTCCGCAATGCCCTTGGTGAGCATGTCGCTCAACGTGGCTCGCTGAATGCCCCGGATCGCCTCAGGTTCGACTTTAGCCATGGCAATGCGCTGTCAGCTGAGCAGATTGATCGGGTTGAGGCCGAGGTGAACCGAATGATCCGGCAGAATTCGTTGGTCGAAACAAGGATCATGACACCTGACGACGCGCGGGCAATTGGCGCGCAGGCGCTGTTTGGTGAGAAATACGGTGACGAAGTTCGTGTTGTTTCGATGGGCGAGGCACCGACCGGCAAAGGGCAGAACGGGAAGACTTACTCCATCGAGCTTTGTGGTGGAACCCATGTGCGCCAAACCGGCGATATTGGGGCTTTCGTGGTGTTAGGAGATAGTGCCTCTTCTGCAGGTGTTCGGCGCGTCGAAGCGCTGACGGGCGAGAAAGCATTGGCCTATCTTGCAGATCAAGAGCGCGCGCTATCAGAAATTGCGGCCGCGTTGAAAGCCCCGGTTGGTGAGGCGGTCGATAAGGTGAAAGCGCTATTGGAGGAACGGAAGGCGCTGGCCAATGAGGTCGCTCAGTTGCGCCGTGAGCTCGCGATGTCCGGTGGCGATGCAAGTTCCGATCCCGCGCGCGACGTAGGGGGCATCGCATTCAAGGCGCAAGTGATCAAAGGGGTAACAGGAAAAGACCTGCCTGCTTTGATTGATGAAATGAAGGCCGAATTGGGCAGCGGTGTCGTGCTTTTGGTGGCTGATGCCGGCGGAAAGGCTGCCGTCGCAGCCGGTGTAACCGCAGACCTGACCAGCAAGGTGTCGGCTGTTGATGTTTTACGGGCGGCTGTTGCTGAGCTTGGCGGAAAAGGTGGCGGTGGACGACCTGACATGGCGCAAGGGGGAGGCGCATCGGCTGAGAACGCGGACGCTGCCTTTGCCGCCGCTGAATCAGTGATTGGAGGTGCAAAATGA
- the recA gene encoding recombinase RecA: MAMADILDMTDKKSAEKQKALDSALSQIERQFGKGSIMRLGGDNVMRDIEATSTGSLGLDIALGIGGLPKGRIIEIYGPESSGKTTLTLHCVAEEQKKGGVCAFVDAEHALDPQYAKKLGVNLDELLISQPDTGEQALEITDTLVRSGAVNMVIVDSVAALTPKSELEGDMGDSSVGVHARLMSQAMRKLTGSIARSNCMVIFINQIRMKIGVMFGSPETTTGGNALKFYSSVRLDIRRIGAIKDRDEVVGNATRVKVVKNKVAAPFKQVEFDIMYGEGISKTGELLDLGVKAGVVEKSGAWFSYGDERIGQGRENAKQFLRDHPDMALDIEDKIRAAHGLDFDSSEDFNDEVLDG, encoded by the coding sequence ATGGCAATGGCGGATATTTTGGACATGACTGACAAGAAATCGGCAGAAAAACAAAAGGCCCTTGATTCCGCGCTTTCCCAGATCGAGCGCCAATTCGGCAAAGGGTCGATCATGCGCCTTGGCGGCGACAATGTGATGCGCGATATCGAGGCCACATCTACAGGTTCTCTGGGGCTCGACATTGCGCTCGGGATCGGTGGTTTGCCGAAGGGGCGGATCATTGAGATTTACGGACCGGAATCGTCCGGCAAGACAACGCTGACGCTTCATTGTGTGGCGGAGGAGCAGAAAAAGGGCGGTGTCTGTGCATTTGTTGACGCAGAGCACGCGTTGGACCCCCAGTATGCCAAAAAGCTTGGCGTAAACCTTGACGAGCTGCTCATTTCCCAGCCTGACACCGGCGAGCAGGCTTTGGAGATCACCGACACGTTGGTGCGGTCGGGTGCGGTAAACATGGTCATCGTCGATTCGGTCGCGGCGCTGACCCCTAAGTCCGAACTTGAAGGCGACATGGGTGACTCGAGCGTTGGTGTTCATGCCCGCTTAATGAGTCAAGCGATGCGCAAATTGACCGGCTCAATTGCCCGTTCCAATTGCATGGTGATCTTTATCAACCAGATCCGGATGAAAATTGGTGTGATGTTTGGCAGCCCCGAGACAACAACAGGCGGAAACGCCCTTAAGTTCTATTCTTCGGTCCGTCTGGACATCCGTAGAATTGGCGCGATCAAGGACCGTGACGAAGTCGTTGGGAACGCCACAAGGGTAAAGGTGGTCAAGAACAAGGTTGCCGCCCCCTTTAAGCAGGTGGAATTTGACATCATGTATGGCGAGGGGATTTCCAAGACAGGTGAATTGCTCGATCTCGGTGTCAAAGCGGGTGTTGTCGAAAAGTCTGGCGCTTGGTTCTCTTATGGGGACGAACGCATCGGGCAGGGGCGTGAAAACGCTAAACAGTTCTTGCGGGATCATCCAGATATGGCACTCGATATCGAAGACAAGATCCGCGCTGCACATGGCTTGGACTTTGACTCGTCGGAAGATTTCAATGACGAAGTTCTTGATGGCTAG
- a CDS encoding gamma-glutamyl kinase: protein MLVFWKENLVFLAVPKTGTTAIEGALSPHAAIIFRDPPILKHVPLYRYRRFVEPLLDKAGDASRLETLAVIRHPLDWLSSWYRYRHREELIGQPNSTRNLSFDEFVLEFCKRTPASFAAVGSQAKFLTDTEDGPGVTHLFQYENQRGLIAFLENRLQRKIDLPLKNVSPKIDLSILPSTVSKLEKSRDEEFEMWENAAHEAPFG, encoded by the coding sequence GTGCTTGTTTTTTGGAAAGAAAATCTTGTTTTCCTTGCCGTTCCGAAAACCGGAACGACCGCTATAGAGGGGGCGCTCTCACCGCATGCGGCGATCATTTTCAGGGATCCCCCGATTCTCAAACATGTTCCACTCTACCGATACCGGCGTTTCGTCGAGCCGCTGCTGGATAAAGCAGGAGATGCATCACGCTTGGAAACGCTTGCCGTTATTCGGCACCCCTTGGATTGGCTCTCGAGCTGGTACAGATATCGCCACCGTGAAGAACTGATCGGCCAACCGAACAGCACGAGAAATCTTTCGTTCGACGAGTTTGTCTTGGAGTTTTGCAAGAGAACGCCAGCGTCTTTTGCCGCAGTCGGCAGTCAGGCCAAGTTTCTAACTGACACAGAAGATGGCCCTGGAGTCACCCATCTCTTCCAGTACGAAAACCAGCGCGGCCTTATCGCTTTTCTTGAAAATCGACTGCAACGGAAGATTGATCTCCCTCTCAAAAACGTATCCCCCAAAATCGACCTCTCAATCCTGCCGAGTACAGTTTCTAAGCTCGAAAAAAGTCGGGATGAGGAGTTCGAGATGTGGGAGAATGCCGCGCATGAGGCGCCATTCGGATAA
- a CDS encoding phosphate/phosphite/phosphonate ABC transporter substrate-binding protein, giving the protein MKIRILRRLAQGFIFTACTIFASSTIADEDRVYSLGVVPQFEPLKLASIWTPISDAIFEQSGVRLELSGSSTIPEFEERFLAGDFDFAYMNPYHSIMARDAQGYVPILRDGSRSLFGILVVRNDDSALTVSDLEGSRIAFPAPNALGASLMMRANLDRIHKLDFEPVYAETHTSAYLNVLLGEARAAGGVMSTFRNAEPAIQDNLHVIYETARVAPHPLTAHPRVAHEIVDLVREAMLAIAQNDEGKALLSQIPMHEPVSSNEAEYQALREMELEQYLVLSAQ; this is encoded by the coding sequence ATGAAAATTCGTATATTGAGGCGTCTCGCACAGGGTTTCATCTTCACCGCCTGCACCATCTTTGCTTCATCAACGATCGCGGATGAGGATCGCGTTTACTCTCTCGGCGTCGTTCCCCAGTTTGAACCGCTGAAACTGGCGAGCATATGGACGCCGATATCAGATGCAATTTTTGAACAATCCGGCGTTCGATTGGAGCTTTCGGGATCATCAACGATCCCTGAGTTTGAAGAAAGGTTCCTCGCTGGTGACTTCGACTTCGCTTATATGAACCCGTACCACTCGATCATGGCGCGCGACGCTCAAGGGTACGTGCCCATTCTGCGCGATGGATCACGAAGTCTCTTCGGTATTCTCGTTGTGCGCAATGATGACTCGGCACTTACGGTGTCTGATTTGGAAGGCTCACGGATCGCCTTTCCGGCGCCCAATGCCCTGGGTGCATCGCTGATGATGCGCGCCAATCTTGATCGCATTCATAAGCTCGATTTCGAGCCAGTCTATGCCGAGACTCATACCTCCGCCTACCTCAACGTTCTTCTTGGAGAAGCACGGGCAGCGGGCGGTGTCATGTCGACCTTCCGTAATGCCGAGCCTGCGATTCAGGATAATCTCCATGTTATCTACGAGACAGCACGCGTGGCCCCGCATCCGCTAACGGCGCACCCGCGGGTCGCGCACGAGATCGTCGATTTGGTACGCGAAGCAATGTTGGCAATAGCGCAAAATGATGAGGGCAAGGCCCTGTTATCGCAAATTCCCATGCATGAACCGGTTTCATCGAACGAGGCTGAATATCAAGCCCTTCGTGAAATGGAACTTGAGCAGTATTTGGTTCTATCGGCGCAATAG
- a CDS encoding ATP-binding protein, whose amino-acid sequence MTEPKHNPAGGQQMASAPRWSIRWRITLGVVIFAAIGFGMLYSIGYPRVTGVLIDTRGREVQRQLEIVGNAVLPFILQSQLGATHETLDQVLSQNSDWKSIELKRPDGRRLYPITPPPVGFEGEIISAAHAISFEGETVAILTADIDLGETLATLRGQVNSILWTVIASVTIACGLLAYTLDVFVGRRLTKLSIASRRLANGDFDAELPKDLGDEIGALSSSFGYMRSVVRDKEVSLRRARNTAERAAQIKSQFLATMSHEIRTPINGIIPVADLLLEKEQLTAGQRQKLETIRSSGSALLAVIDDILDVSKLESGRLELRQEQFDLRALVDSVLDMLRVKANLGGIELRGRVSSNVPSALIGDENRIRQILINLVGNAIKFTSDGYVSVEIRVRPDVKRGLGIVPLSFKVTDTGVGIDKKHHAEVFERFSQVENSLSRRHSGTGLGLSITKALIDAMEGEIGIDSALGEGSTFWFNIDLPKAKVSNFPKLKIKTANEMRAQVTPLKILIAEDNHINQEVLRSMLENTPHSVSIVDDGKKAVEAVENNDFDILLADLQMPVMGGLEAARLVRELPEPKRNLRIVGVSASAFEQDRRDCFDAGMDDFLAKPISRKALFEMLERQSSQPRLSEGEEVR is encoded by the coding sequence ATGACCGAGCCCAAGCATAACCCTGCCGGCGGCCAGCAAATGGCGTCAGCTCCGCGCTGGTCGATCCGGTGGCGGATCACTTTGGGCGTCGTGATCTTTGCGGCGATCGGCTTCGGAATGCTCTACTCTATTGGCTATCCGAGGGTGACCGGTGTTCTCATCGATACCCGCGGGCGCGAGGTTCAGCGCCAGCTCGAAATCGTCGGCAATGCGGTCCTGCCATTTATCCTGCAAAGCCAACTTGGGGCGACGCATGAAACGCTTGATCAAGTGCTTAGCCAGAACAGTGACTGGAAATCGATAGAACTAAAAAGACCTGACGGCCGGAGACTCTATCCGATCACGCCACCGCCTGTCGGCTTTGAAGGTGAAATCATATCAGCAGCGCATGCCATTTCGTTTGAAGGCGAAACCGTCGCGATTTTGACTGCAGATATTGATCTCGGCGAGACTCTCGCAACGCTTCGAGGTCAGGTAAACAGCATCCTGTGGACGGTTATTGCCTCTGTTACAATCGCTTGCGGATTATTGGCCTACACCTTGGATGTCTTCGTTGGGCGCCGACTTACGAAACTCTCCATTGCCTCGCGGCGCTTGGCGAATGGTGACTTTGACGCTGAACTCCCCAAGGATTTGGGCGATGAAATCGGCGCACTGTCATCAAGCTTTGGCTATATGCGCAGCGTGGTGCGGGACAAGGAAGTTTCTCTCAGAAGGGCTCGGAACACTGCTGAGCGCGCCGCCCAAATCAAAAGCCAGTTTCTGGCAACGATGAGCCACGAGATTCGCACACCGATTAACGGCATCATTCCGGTAGCCGACCTCCTCCTGGAAAAGGAACAGTTAACAGCCGGTCAAAGACAAAAGCTGGAGACGATACGATCCTCTGGCAGCGCTCTCCTTGCCGTTATTGATGATATCTTGGACGTTTCAAAACTTGAGTCAGGCCGCCTCGAACTGCGACAGGAACAGTTCGACCTCCGCGCATTAGTCGATAGCGTGCTCGACATGCTTCGGGTGAAAGCGAATTTGGGGGGCATCGAGTTGCGTGGGCGCGTTTCGTCAAATGTGCCATCCGCCCTGATCGGTGACGAGAACCGTATCCGGCAAATTCTCATCAATCTTGTCGGGAACGCGATAAAGTTCACCAGCGATGGATATGTTTCGGTTGAAATCCGTGTGCGGCCGGATGTGAAGCGCGGATTGGGTATTGTCCCTCTTTCGTTCAAAGTCACCGACACAGGCGTTGGTATCGACAAAAAGCACCACGCCGAGGTTTTCGAACGGTTCTCTCAAGTGGAAAACAGCCTCTCGCGCCGTCATTCCGGAACGGGGCTTGGCCTTTCAATTACAAAGGCCTTGATTGACGCAATGGAAGGCGAAATTGGGATCGACAGCGCGCTGGGTGAAGGCAGCACTTTTTGGTTCAACATCGATCTCCCCAAAGCAAAGGTGTCAAATTTCCCGAAGCTGAAAATCAAGACGGCAAATGAAATGAGGGCGCAGGTGACGCCGCTGAAGATCCTGATCGCCGAGGACAATCACATCAATCAGGAAGTGTTGCGGTCAATGCTCGAAAACACACCACATTCCGTAAGCATTGTTGATGATGGCAAGAAAGCCGTCGAAGCCGTTGAAAATAATGATTTCGACATCCTGCTCGCGGATTTGCAAATGCCAGTGATGGGCGGTCTTGAAGCAGCCCGACTTGTCCGCGAACTTCCAGAACCCAAAAGAAATCTCAGGATAGTCGGCGTCTCGGCATCAGCGTTCGAGCAGGACAGACGCGATTGCTTCGACGCCGGAATGGATGATTTCCTCGCCAAACCGATTTCTCGGAAAGCACTATTTGAGATGCTGGAACGCCAATCCAGCCAGCCTCGGCTATCTGAAGGTGAAGAGGTTCGCTGA